In Turicibacter sanguinis, a genomic segment contains:
- the recF gene encoding DNA replication/repair protein RecF (All proteins in this family for which functions are known are DNA-binding proteins that assist the filamentation of RecA onto DNA for the initiation of recombination or recombinational repair.): MFIKKLVVKQFRNYENACVEFKKNINIIIGNNAQGKTSLIESMYVLSTTKSHRTSKDSQLILFGTDFARIEADIKREQDDFSLSLVLSKKGKKASYNGIVQKKLSDYVGKLIVVMFAPEDLSLVKGGPQYRRRFMDMEIGQLSPSYLFHLGQYSKLLKQRNELLKQLRINRQNELLLDVITEQLVPHAVYVLNKRIEFLKQLESFCKDVHGEISKQKEEIQLDYINSFKNIELDEESILQKYRELYDQDIQLGSTNLGPHRDDFSVSINGINTHQFGSQGQQRTASLSMKLAEIELIYSVLHEYPILLLDDVLSELDDTRQTQLLNTIKNKVQTFITTTNIDGIDDEVIELADIFTINNAEIRIGDKYDSRNDNTAV, encoded by the coding sequence TTGTTTATTAAAAAACTAGTTGTGAAACAATTTAGAAATTATGAGAATGCTTGTGTAGAGTTTAAGAAGAACATCAATATTATTATTGGAAATAATGCACAGGGGAAAACGAGTTTGATTGAGTCGATGTATGTTCTCTCCACGACGAAATCCCATCGAACGAGTAAAGATTCTCAGCTTATTTTATTTGGTACCGATTTTGCCCGTATTGAGGCCGATATTAAACGCGAACAAGATGACTTTTCTTTATCCCTAGTCCTTTCTAAAAAGGGCAAAAAAGCTAGCTACAATGGTATTGTTCAAAAGAAATTGAGCGACTATGTAGGTAAGTTAATTGTTGTTATGTTTGCTCCCGAAGATTTATCTTTAGTAAAAGGTGGCCCTCAATATCGAAGACGATTCATGGATATGGAGATTGGACAGTTATCGCCATCATATCTTTTTCATTTAGGACAATATTCAAAGCTTTTAAAACAACGTAATGAGTTGTTAAAACAGCTTCGTATAAATCGCCAGAATGAGTTGTTACTGGATGTTATAACTGAGCAGTTGGTTCCACATGCTGTTTATGTTTTGAATAAACGCATTGAGTTTTTAAAGCAATTGGAATCATTTTGCAAAGATGTTCATGGAGAAATTTCAAAACAAAAAGAAGAGATTCAATTAGACTACATCAATTCGTTTAAAAATATAGAATTGGATGAAGAATCTATTTTACAAAAGTATAGAGAGTTATATGATCAGGATATTCAGCTAGGATCAACTAATTTAGGACCTCACCGCGATGATTTTAGTGTTTCAATTAACGGGATTAATACCCATCAATTTGGATCACAGGGGCAGCAACGTACTGCATCATTGTCGATGAAACTTGCCGAGATTGAGTTGATTTATTCAGTTTTACATGAGTATCCCATTTTATTGTTAGATGATGTTTTAAGTGAGTTAGATGATACTCGTCAAACTCAATTGCTTAATACAATTAAAAACAAGGTTCAAACTTTTATTACAACGACGAATATTGATGGTATCGACGATGAAGTAATAGAATTAGCAGATATATTTACGATTAATAATGCTGAGATTAGGATAGGTGATAAGTATGACTCAAGAAACGACAACACAGCAGTATGA
- the gyrB gene encoding DNA topoisomerase (ATP-hydrolyzing) subunit B, which produces MTQETTTQQYDASNIQVLEGLEAVRKRPGMYIGSTSGRGLHHLVWEIVDNSIDEALAGYCTEINVAITENNEIIVKDNGRGIPVDVHKQTGKSTVETVYTVLHAGGKFGGGGYKVSGGLHGVGASVVNALSEYLEVTVSRNGKKYFQSFEKGTPMNELHVIGESDTTGTEVKFKPDPEIFTETTVYDYDILRNRIRELAFLNKGLKITLEDLRSEKPQRHEFHFEGGISEYVSFLNKNKEVIHEDVIYVEGERDGISVEIAMQYNTGVAGNIYSFANNINTHEGGTHEAGFRAALTRIINSYAKKANLLKGDDALIGEDIREGLTAIISAKHPDPQFEGQTKTKLGNSEVRRIADNVFSEGFERFLMENPQAAKLILDKSLMAARARMAAKRAREMVRRKSPLESLGFKSKLADCQSRDANISELFIVEGDSAGGSAKQGRDNKFQAILPLRGKVLNVEKARIDKVYANNEIKSMIHAIGTGVGDEFDIEKARYHKVVIMTDADVDGAHIRTLLLTFFYRYMRPLIENGYVYIAQPPLFKISQGKRIEYAYSQEELEAVMETLSATPRPNVQRYKGLGEMNAEQLWETTMDPEVRTLLQVTLDDAVEADEIFDMLMGDRVEPRREFIDANAKYVTNLDF; this is translated from the coding sequence ATGACTCAAGAAACGACAACACAGCAGTATGATGCTAGTAATATTCAAGTCTTAGAAGGGCTTGAAGCCGTTCGAAAACGCCCTGGGATGTATATCGGTTCAACAAGTGGACGCGGATTACATCATTTAGTGTGGGAGATTGTGGATAACTCTATCGATGAGGCCTTAGCAGGATATTGTACAGAAATCAATGTAGCTATCACAGAAAATAACGAAATTATCGTAAAAGATAATGGTCGTGGGATTCCAGTCGATGTTCATAAGCAAACAGGTAAATCAACAGTTGAAACAGTTTATACTGTGTTACACGCCGGTGGTAAATTTGGTGGTGGCGGTTATAAGGTATCAGGGGGGCTACATGGTGTAGGTGCTTCTGTTGTTAATGCCTTATCAGAATATTTAGAAGTTACAGTTAGCCGCAATGGGAAAAAGTATTTCCAATCATTTGAAAAAGGAACTCCAATGAATGAATTACATGTGATTGGAGAATCGGATACAACTGGAACTGAAGTTAAATTTAAACCAGATCCAGAAATTTTTACTGAAACAACGGTTTATGATTATGATATTTTAAGAAATCGTATTCGTGAATTAGCATTTTTAAATAAAGGGTTAAAAATTACATTAGAAGATTTACGTTCTGAAAAACCACAACGACATGAGTTCCATTTTGAAGGTGGAATTAGTGAGTATGTAAGCTTCTTAAATAAAAATAAAGAAGTTATTCATGAAGATGTTATTTATGTTGAAGGAGAACGTGACGGAATTAGTGTTGAAATTGCTATGCAGTATAACACTGGTGTTGCAGGAAATATTTATTCATTTGCTAATAATATTAATACTCATGAAGGTGGAACACATGAAGCTGGGTTCCGTGCTGCATTAACGCGTATTATTAATAGTTATGCTAAAAAGGCAAACTTATTAAAAGGTGATGATGCTTTAATCGGTGAGGATATCCGAGAAGGATTAACTGCGATTATTTCAGCAAAACATCCAGATCCACAGTTCGAAGGGCAAACGAAAACGAAGCTTGGTAATAGTGAAGTTCGTCGTATTGCTGATAATGTGTTCTCTGAAGGATTTGAACGTTTCTTAATGGAAAATCCACAGGCTGCAAAATTAATTTTAGATAAGTCTTTAATGGCAGCACGTGCTCGTATGGCAGCAAAACGTGCTCGTGAGATGGTTCGTCGTAAATCACCACTTGAGTCTTTAGGGTTCAAGAGTAAGTTAGCCGATTGCCAATCACGTGATGCTAATATTTCTGAGTTATTCATTGTCGAAGGGGACTCTGCCGGAGGATCTGCTAAACAAGGTCGAGATAATAAATTCCAGGCAATTTTACCTCTACGCGGGAAAGTTTTAAACGTTGAAAAAGCACGTATTGATAAAGTTTATGCAAATAATGAGATTAAAAGTATGATTCATGCGATTGGAACGGGTGTTGGAGATGAATTTGATATCGAGAAAGCTCGTTATCATAAAGTTGTTATCATGACCGATGCCGATGTCGATGGAGCTCATATTCGTACGTTATTATTAACGTTCTTCTATCGTTATATGAGACCATTAATCGAGAATGGATATGTTTATATTGCACAACCTCCTCTATTCAAAATCTCTCAAGGAAAACGAATTGAGTATGCTTATTCACAAGAAGAATTAGAAGCTGTTATGGAAACATTATCAGCAACACCTCGTCCTAATGTTCAACGTTACAAAGGGCTTGGAGAAATGAATGCTGAACAATTATGGGAAACAACAATGGATCCTGAAGTACGTACGTTATTACAAGTTACTCTTGATGATGCTGTTGAAGCCGATGAAATTTTTGATATGTTAATGGGTGATCGTGTAGAGCCACGTCGAGAATTTATAGATGCTAATGCTAAGTACGTAACAAATCTTGATTTCTAA